One Actinospica robiniae DSM 44927 genomic region harbors:
- a CDS encoding ABC transporter permease: MYRLGLRLTLRSGKEAFTRLMVTMAAVAAGVVILLAVLADFHAFEYTNNQPRWQSTQGTQLTTGTDYAYQASGPDAAAELWSYRETVFEGKTIDELDVAALGPHAALPPGVSALPGPGRYYASPALAALIAATPRDELGDRFPGTQAGVLGDRALTGPDDLVVYVGYSPADLAARPSTSLVRTISAGAQTSVWTNYFRDAFAVGAVAFVLPILILIGMATRLAATRREERYAALRLVGATNRQITVISSVDASVSALAGTLLGILVFLAGRPLLADMALFGSKYFSYAVTPTALGYLALLVAVPLASTTASLISLRRVRISPLGVTRRHTPPAPKTLRLLPLVLGVALYLYGVLTTTPEAIGAGVYPGLLITMFGLIIAGPWLTAAASRRLARRTDRAPALLAARRLADTPKASFRAVSGLVLAVFLGSMLGGMMPTINETNATPTANALSDVLLDTFSYSPVCGNDVNCSGSATLAPAANTTGGLLGLPPATGSALVQQLEAFPGTVVVPYYSLPQDADLPVGKPQAPPPTGARSGGRHPEFGASYDAVVDCAALAKLPALGSCAPGRSTSEATTSDLTNDNPRNSAQPIVQPTDPAGTADISSLYLRGVLVQVADQSTLERVRTFLVTHTPSSESGVAPRTFGEAVQARAEVALIVQRVLNIAVMLTLLVAGCSLAVAAGGSLVERRRPFSLLRLSGTPTRVLYKVVLLETLLPLAAATVLAVVAGYGMAVAAAVKVAPAGTAVPTPSGSYYLTTGLGLLAALAMIAGTLPFLGRITRTDNARFE, translated from the coding sequence ATGTACCGGCTCGGACTGCGACTGACCCTGCGCAGCGGGAAAGAGGCGTTCACCCGGCTGATGGTGACCATGGCGGCGGTAGCTGCCGGCGTCGTCATCCTGCTCGCCGTGCTGGCCGACTTCCACGCGTTCGAATACACCAACAACCAGCCACGCTGGCAGAGCACACAGGGCACCCAGCTCACCACGGGCACCGACTACGCGTACCAGGCCTCCGGACCCGACGCGGCGGCGGAGCTGTGGAGCTACCGCGAGACGGTCTTCGAAGGCAAGACCATCGACGAGCTCGACGTCGCCGCCCTCGGCCCGCACGCGGCGCTGCCTCCCGGTGTCAGTGCTCTGCCTGGCCCGGGCCGGTACTACGCCTCGCCCGCACTGGCCGCACTGATCGCCGCCACCCCGCGCGACGAGCTCGGCGACCGGTTCCCCGGCACGCAGGCGGGCGTCCTCGGTGACAGAGCCCTGACCGGTCCGGACGACCTCGTCGTCTACGTCGGCTACAGCCCGGCCGATCTGGCCGCGCGGCCCTCGACCTCGCTCGTGCGCACGATCTCGGCGGGCGCGCAGACCAGCGTGTGGACCAACTACTTCCGTGATGCCTTCGCAGTCGGCGCGGTCGCCTTCGTCCTGCCGATCCTGATCCTGATCGGCATGGCGACGCGGCTGGCCGCGACCCGCCGCGAGGAGCGCTACGCGGCGCTGCGCCTGGTCGGCGCCACCAACCGGCAGATCACCGTCATCTCCTCGGTCGACGCGAGTGTCAGTGCCCTGGCCGGCACCCTGCTCGGCATCCTCGTGTTCCTCGCCGGGCGGCCGTTGCTCGCGGACATGGCGTTGTTCGGCAGCAAGTACTTCTCCTACGCCGTCACCCCGACCGCGCTCGGCTACCTCGCCTTGCTGGTGGCCGTGCCGCTCGCCTCGACGACCGCGTCGCTCATCTCGCTGCGCCGGGTCCGGATCTCCCCACTCGGCGTCACCCGCCGGCACACTCCGCCGGCACCGAAGACGCTGCGCCTGCTCCCGCTCGTCCTCGGCGTCGCCCTGTACCTGTACGGCGTGCTCACCACCACGCCCGAGGCCATCGGCGCCGGCGTCTACCCGGGCCTGCTGATCACCATGTTCGGGCTGATCATCGCAGGCCCCTGGCTCACTGCGGCAGCCTCCCGGCGACTGGCCCGGCGCACCGACAGAGCGCCCGCGCTGCTCGCCGCCCGGCGCCTCGCGGACACCCCGAAGGCCTCGTTTCGAGCGGTGAGCGGACTGGTGCTGGCAGTGTTCCTGGGCTCGATGCTCGGCGGGATGATGCCCACGATCAACGAAACCAATGCCACCCCGACCGCGAACGCGCTCTCCGACGTCCTGCTCGACACCTTCTCCTACTCGCCCGTCTGCGGCAACGACGTCAACTGCTCCGGCAGCGCCACGCTCGCGCCCGCCGCCAACACCACCGGTGGCCTGCTCGGCCTGCCGCCCGCCACCGGAAGTGCTCTCGTGCAGCAGCTCGAGGCGTTCCCCGGCACCGTGGTCGTGCCCTACTACTCGCTCCCTCAGGACGCCGACCTGCCGGTAGGCAAGCCGCAGGCTCCGCCGCCGACGGGTGCCCGCAGCGGCGGCCGGCACCCGGAATTCGGAGCCTCCTACGACGCCGTCGTCGACTGCGCGGCCCTCGCCAAGCTGCCCGCGCTCGGATCCTGCGCCCCCGGCCGGAGCACGTCCGAGGCAACCACCAGTGACCTCACCAACGACAACCCCCGCAACAGCGCCCAGCCGATCGTCCAGCCGACCGACCCGGCCGGCACCGCCGATATCAGCAGCCTGTATCTGCGCGGCGTGCTCGTCCAGGTCGCCGATCAGTCCACGCTCGAGAGGGTGCGGACCTTCCTGGTGACGCACACGCCGTCGTCCGAGTCGGGGGTCGCCCCGCGCACCTTCGGCGAAGCGGTGCAGGCTCGAGCCGAGGTGGCCCTCATCGTCCAGCGGGTCCTGAACATCGCGGTCATGCTCACGCTCCTGGTGGCCGGCTGCAGCCTGGCCGTGGCCGCGGGCGGCAGCCTGGTCGAACGCCGGCGCCCCTTCAGCCTGCTGCGACTGTCCGGGACCCCGACCCGCGTGCTGTACAAGGTCGTCCTCCTCGAGACGCTGCTCCCGCTCGCCGCGGCGACTGTGCTCGCCGTCGTGGCCGGCTACGGCATGGCAGTAGCAGCCGCAGTGAAGGTGGCACCCGCCGGAACCGCCGTCCCCACCCCCAGCGGCTCGTACTACCTCACCACGGGGCTCGGCCTGCTCGCCGCGCTCGCCATGATCGCCGGCACGCTGCCGTTCCTCGGGCGGATCACCCGAACCGACAACGCCCGGTTCGAATGA
- a CDS encoding ABC transporter ATP-binding protein, which produces MSTDLSTAAAPDGARPRPSRPALLEARGLHRSFGQTPALRGADLAVAPGEIVAVMGPSGSGKSTLLHCLAGIYTPDQGEVWFDGKRIDDLGDTKRTELRRTAFGFVFQFGQLIPELTVADNIAMPLLLDRVRRAEAYQRAESWLERLGLAGLGARRTGELSGGQAQRVAIARAMAPRPQVLFADEPTGSLDSLTSETVMDLLVTETRAEGTTVVLVTHDARVAAYAERTVMVRDGRVAALTDTGVAR; this is translated from the coding sequence ATGAGCACCGATCTGAGCACCGCCGCCGCGCCCGACGGCGCGCGGCCGCGGCCGTCGCGCCCGGCCCTGCTCGAAGCCCGCGGCCTGCACCGATCCTTCGGCCAGACGCCGGCGCTGCGCGGCGCCGACCTCGCCGTCGCCCCCGGCGAGATCGTCGCGGTGATGGGCCCGAGCGGGTCGGGCAAGTCGACCCTGCTGCACTGCCTCGCCGGCATCTACACCCCCGATCAGGGCGAGGTGTGGTTCGACGGCAAGCGCATCGACGACCTCGGCGACACCAAGCGCACCGAACTGCGGCGCACGGCCTTCGGCTTCGTCTTCCAGTTCGGCCAGCTGATCCCGGAACTGACCGTGGCCGACAACATCGCCATGCCGCTGTTGCTCGACCGGGTCCGGCGGGCGGAGGCCTATCAGCGGGCTGAATCCTGGCTGGAGCGCCTGGGCCTGGCCGGGCTCGGCGCCCGGCGCACCGGCGAGCTGTCCGGCGGCCAGGCGCAGCGCGTCGCCATCGCCCGGGCCATGGCGCCGCGCCCCCAGGTGCTGTTCGCCGACGAGCCCACCGGCTCGCTCGACTCGCTCACCAGCGAGACCGTGATGGACCTGCTCGTCACCGAAACGCGGGCGGAAGGCACGACCGTCGTTCTGGTCACGCACGACGCACGGGTGGCGGCCTATGCGGAGCGCACCGTCATGGTGCGCGACGGCCGCGTTGCCGCGCTGACCGACACCGGGGTGGCCCGCTGA
- a CDS encoding GntR family transcriptional regulator has product MAAAPQPIYERIEKQLRRRLSGARDGEPFPSEPKLASEFGVSRMTVRAALAGLERDGLLERVPGKGSFVRKSAAARPVGTLMSFHDQAVALGKTPRSRVLEAETRPATAGQAAALYPDRGPDGLNVVAITRVRLFDDLPVAIEYAAFPAHLTGLLTADLETGSLHSALRRLGLRPSLGTSVLTARTADHDSLELAVSPTTPLLVETRSIVDQHHDPLEHTVSSYIADRYALQVDFNVVE; this is encoded by the coding sequence ATGGCCGCCGCACCGCAACCGATCTACGAGCGGATCGAGAAGCAGCTGCGCCGCCGGCTGAGCGGCGCGCGCGACGGCGAGCCGTTCCCCTCCGAACCCAAGCTCGCCAGCGAATTCGGCGTCTCGCGCATGACCGTGCGCGCGGCCCTCGCCGGCTTGGAGCGCGACGGGCTACTCGAACGGGTGCCCGGCAAGGGCAGCTTCGTGCGCAAGAGCGCGGCGGCCCGCCCCGTCGGTACCCTGATGAGCTTCCACGACCAGGCCGTCGCCCTCGGCAAGACGCCCCGCTCGCGCGTCCTCGAGGCAGAGACCCGCCCCGCCACCGCCGGACAGGCGGCCGCCCTCTACCCCGACCGTGGTCCGGACGGTCTCAACGTGGTCGCGATCACTCGCGTGCGCTTGTTCGACGATCTGCCGGTCGCCATCGAATACGCCGCCTTCCCCGCACACCTGACCGGGCTGCTGACCGCGGACCTCGAAACCGGCTCTCTGCACAGCGCCCTGCGCCGCCTCGGGCTGCGCCCCAGCCTCGGCACTTCCGTCCTCACCGCCCGGACCGCCGACCACGACTCCCTCGAGCTAGCCGTCTCGCCCACCACGCCGCTGCTGGTCGAGACCCGTTCCATCGTCGACCAGCACCACGATCCCCTCGAACACACCGTCAGTTCCTACATCGCCGACCGCTACGCCCTGCAAGTCGACTTCAACGTCGTCGAGTAG
- a CDS encoding DUF6985 domain-containing protein produces the protein MEIPGLGRLTLDPKYEWYQSRPIPVPVLGGGEHTFTVEGYGDDPSPLQVHDAVSAFLGLDESVLKSSAQSIFEYYLDVQSDVGDEEGFPSISTPDEVWQHIVFGELSVGRDGAAVYVSVESECSWEPEHGLQIVFRDGRAVTKVGPFDGQYINAAPGGRELEGVVYHRWGLESCAVRACDER, from the coding sequence GTGGAGATTCCCGGTCTCGGTCGTCTGACGTTGGATCCGAAGTATGAGTGGTACCAGAGCCGGCCGATCCCGGTGCCCGTGCTGGGTGGCGGCGAGCATACGTTCACGGTCGAGGGCTATGGCGACGACCCGTCGCCGCTCCAGGTTCATGACGCCGTCTCCGCGTTCCTCGGACTCGACGAGAGCGTGCTGAAGAGCTCGGCGCAGTCGATCTTCGAGTACTACCTGGACGTGCAGTCCGACGTAGGAGACGAGGAGGGCTTCCCGTCTATCAGCACTCCTGACGAGGTGTGGCAGCACATCGTGTTCGGCGAGCTGAGCGTCGGGCGCGACGGAGCGGCGGTCTACGTGTCGGTGGAGTCGGAGTGCTCTTGGGAGCCGGAGCACGGGCTGCAGATCGTGTTTCGAGACGGGCGCGCAGTGACCAAGGTCGGCCCATTCGACGGCCAGTACATCAACGCGGCACCTGGCGGACGCGAACTCGAAGGGGTCGTCTACCACCGGTGGGGTTTGGAATCATGCGCGGTTCGCGCCTGCGATGAGCGCTGA
- a CDS encoding M15 family metallopeptidase codes for MDSADHSVPAGIVLMADPQVAAVPVRETGEELLDVRDCGMLPVSSSRADEAGVFAHVRMAILDRLVIADDALPDGLRLLIVEGYRPPAVQQRYFQKYRQVLRDANPGWSDDRLHLATSRYVSPPEIAPHSAGAAVDLTLCTADGLELDLGTAINATPEQSAGACYTAHPGLSAEAKHYRTVLTTALAEAGFVNYPTEWWHWSYGDRYWALATGAPAALYGPLEKP; via the coding sequence ATGGACTCCGCGGATCACTCGGTGCCCGCCGGGATCGTGTTGATGGCCGACCCCCAGGTCGCAGCAGTGCCGGTTCGCGAGACGGGCGAGGAACTGCTGGACGTACGCGACTGCGGGATGCTCCCCGTCTCGTCCTCTCGGGCCGATGAAGCAGGAGTTTTCGCGCACGTGCGCATGGCCATCCTGGACCGGCTCGTCATCGCCGACGACGCACTGCCTGACGGGCTGCGACTGCTGATCGTAGAGGGCTACCGGCCGCCCGCGGTCCAACAGCGATACTTCCAGAAGTACCGGCAGGTACTGCGCGATGCCAACCCCGGCTGGAGCGACGACCGGCTGCACCTCGCGACCAGCCGCTACGTCAGCCCGCCGGAGATCGCTCCGCACAGCGCAGGGGCCGCAGTCGACCTGACCCTGTGCACGGCGGACGGACTCGAACTGGACCTCGGTACCGCAATCAACGCGACCCCGGAGCAATCGGCAGGAGCCTGCTACACCGCTCACCCCGGCTTGTCCGCCGAAGCGAAGCACTACCGGACTGTGCTGACGACCGCGCTGGCCGAGGCAGGGTTCGTCAACTATCCCACCGAATGGTGGCACTGGTCCTACGGCGACCGGTACTGGGCCCTGGCGACCGGAGCCCCGGCAGCGCTCTACGGCCCGCTCGAAAAGCCGTGA
- a CDS encoding glyoxalase superfamily protein, whose amino-acid sequence MDMKLELVFLPVSDVDRAKAFYTDKVGFIADHDHTVSDEIRFVQLTPPGSACSIAIGRGLVEGEPGSVRGLQMVVADIEAARAELVERGVEVSGIEDLDWGRFVSFADPDGNKWSLQQLPQWRG is encoded by the coding sequence GTGGACATGAAGCTCGAGCTGGTATTTCTCCCGGTTTCCGACGTCGACCGCGCCAAAGCGTTCTACACCGACAAGGTCGGCTTCATCGCCGACCACGACCACACGGTCAGCGATGAGATCCGATTCGTGCAGCTGACCCCTCCCGGGTCGGCCTGCTCGATCGCGATCGGCAGGGGCCTTGTCGAGGGTGAACCGGGGAGCGTGCGCGGCCTGCAGATGGTGGTCGCCGACATCGAGGCCGCGCGCGCAGAGCTTGTCGAGCGCGGGGTCGAGGTCAGCGGCATCGAGGACCTTGACTGGGGCCGTTTTGTCTCCTTCGCCGACCCGGACGGCAACAAGTGGTCACTTCAGCAACTGCCGCAGTGGCGTGGCTGA
- a CDS encoding SgcJ/EcaC family oxidoreductase: MTGRMRLAVASADAETAVAQFAAGLQEGLDRHDAEILNRQFAADVVWGSPYGALVDGYDHLHPIHVQFQSHPERAPSARYEVRHVLAVAQDVVIAHIARLVLDADGEPVAPASDPDLPFSELAMYVLVRRDGQWWLAAGQNTPTRPGGAVAAT; the protein is encoded by the coding sequence ATGACCGGGCGGATGCGGCTTGCGGTCGCGTCCGCGGATGCTGAAACTGCCGTCGCGCAGTTCGCTGCGGGTCTGCAAGAGGGACTCGACCGGCATGACGCCGAGATCTTGAACCGGCAGTTCGCCGCCGACGTTGTCTGGGGAAGTCCGTACGGAGCATTGGTGGACGGCTACGACCACCTCCACCCCATCCACGTCCAGTTTCAGAGCCACCCGGAGCGCGCGCCCTCGGCCCGCTACGAGGTCCGTCACGTGCTCGCGGTGGCGCAGGACGTCGTCATCGCCCACATCGCCAGGCTCGTGCTCGACGCAGACGGCGAGCCGGTGGCGCCCGCCTCGGATCCAGATCTGCCGTTCTCGGAGCTGGCGATGTACGTCCTCGTTCGGCGCGATGGGCAATGGTGGCTGGCCGCCGGCCAGAACACTCCAACGCGCCCGGGCGGTGCAGTGGCAGCGACCTGA
- a CDS encoding PadR family transcriptional regulator, protein MSVPLTLLGLLDREPSHGYDLKRDYDAFFGRDKPLPYGQVYATLGRLARDGKVTVGAMEPGEGPDRKQYTITETGRSEVEVWLTEPAPAEPHLQSVFFAKVVLALMLGRDANRYLDAQRGAHLARMRELTELRRSGGTLDVLMADYGLFHLEADLRWIDTTEARLGALREMVHLS, encoded by the coding sequence GTGAGCGTTCCACTGACCCTTCTCGGGCTGCTCGACCGCGAACCGAGCCACGGCTACGACCTCAAGCGGGATTACGACGCGTTCTTCGGCCGGGACAAGCCCCTGCCGTACGGCCAGGTGTACGCGACGCTCGGGCGGCTCGCCCGGGACGGCAAGGTCACCGTCGGGGCGATGGAGCCGGGCGAGGGACCGGACCGCAAGCAGTACACGATCACTGAAACCGGCCGCAGCGAAGTCGAGGTCTGGCTCACCGAGCCGGCGCCGGCGGAGCCTCACCTGCAGTCGGTGTTCTTCGCGAAGGTCGTGCTCGCCCTCATGCTCGGCCGGGACGCGAACCGCTACCTCGACGCGCAGCGCGGCGCACACCTGGCCCGGATGCGCGAGCTGACCGAACTGCGCCGCAGCGGCGGCACGCTGGACGTCTTGATGGCCGACTACGGCCTGTTCCACCTCGAAGCCGACCTGCGCTGGATCGACACCACCGAGGCACGGCTCGGCGCACTCAGAGAAATGGTCCATCTGTCATGA